The following are encoded together in the Vigna angularis cultivar LongXiaoDou No.4 chromosome 9, ASM1680809v1, whole genome shotgun sequence genome:
- the LOC128194023 gene encoding uncharacterized protein LOC128194023 produces the protein MSDDMFRVVVHHGGTLIKEVPFNYIGGDIVNWDVDPDKWCYFGVLGSLNHMGYMQVEELYYSVQHVLHKVDDDKGAMNMMNVAKYLGEVNLYVVHGVDEATILENDENEILLLCEGHAESGEDSGVGGEAQVEGGEEGMEDVVEGAVEVENEYAVDVENEDARDVENVSEGLEVHNEDLLDVDNEDWLDVEHDDALEVEKEDSVYNEDVQHEDAEDDDVAVEVENEDEVEDVSEEALEVDNEAEIEVESEEEVEVNSDDAAGMDDLSGDEYVDDEDSEKETQQCRGLSDDDWESDKLLTPENSASEEDDNDDTIDVGPFSKYAKQKSMADYKWEVDTIFTDREEFKDAIRRYAVHAGRDLKFIKNDNRRVRVTCMGGQGKCPWLAYCGYLPSRKIWQLRKIIDTHSCSRQLNIKLMNAKWLSQQIDRSLVENPSLKVNDIRTKALRKWNTNVSISKARRAKLIATRQVEGDFIEQYKRVYDYGHELLRCNPGSTVQIKVDSHNGDPIFQRMYVCLKACKDSFISCRPIICLDGCFLKGVYKGELLTAVGRDPNDQMLPLAYAVVEVENKDSWTWFLQLLIEDLGGNEVCGGCTWMSDQQKGLVLAIQELLPRAEQRYCVRHLYANFRKRFGGQVLKNLMWSAATTTYPQAWEREMLKIKEVNVEAYKYLIAIPPRFWSRSRFTAQPMCDTLDNNITEAFNSVLIHARGKPIITMMEDIRVYLMKRWATNRSKVASMDFTICPKIKKRLQKECNLSRFWLPSWAA, from the exons ATGTCTGATGACATGTTTCGGGTAGTGGTCCACCATGGTGGGACCTTGATCAAAGAAGTCCCCTTTAATTATATAGGCGGAGATATAGTTAATTGGGACGTAGACCCCGATAAATGGTGTTATTTTGGAGTATTAGGTTCACTTAACCATATGGGATACATGCAAGTAGAAGAATTATATTACAGTGTCCAACATGTTCTACATAAGGTTGATGATGATAAAGGAGCTATGAACATGATGAATGTGGCTAAGTATTTAGGGGAAGTGAACCTGTATGTTGTGCATGGGGTGGACGAAGCAACTATCTTAGAAAATGATGAGAATGAGATTCTTTTGCTATGTGAAGGTCATGCAGAGAGTGGTGAGGATAGTGGCGTAGGAGGAGAAGCACAAGTTGAGGGTGGTGAGGAAGGAATGGAAGACGTAGTGGAGGGTGCAGTGGAGGTTGAGAATGAGTATGCAGTGGATGTTGAGAATGAGGATGCACGGGATGTTGAGAATGTAAGTGAAGGATTGGAGGTTCACAATGAGGATTTACTGGATGTTGACAATGAGGATTGGTTGGATGTTGAGCATGACGATGCATTGGAGGTTGAGAAGGAGGATTCAGTGTATAATGAGGATGTTCAGCATGAGGATgcagaagatgatgatgttgcaGTGGAGGTTGAGAATGAGGATGAAGTTGAGGATGTAAGTGAAGAAGCATTAGAAGTGGATAATGAGGCTGAAATTGAGGTCGAaagtgaagaagaagtggaagtgaacaGTGATGATGCAGCAGGAATGGATGATCTGAGTGGTGATGAATACGTGGATGATGAAGACAGTGAAAAAGAAACCCAACAATGTAGGGGTTTGTCAGATGATGATTGGGAGTCTGATAAGCTTTTAACTCCTGAAAATAGTGCAAGTGAGGAGGATGACAATGATGATACAATAGATGTAGGTCCTTTCTCAAAATATGCAAAGCAGAAGTCCATGGCAGATTACAAGTGGGAAGTGGACACTATTTTTACTGACAGGGAAGAGTTTAAGGATGCTATTAGAAGGTATGCTGTTCATGCTGGGAGGGatctaaaatttatcaaaaatgaTAACCGTAGGGTTAGGGTGACATGCATGGGTGGACAAGGTAAGTGCCCATGGCTAGCTTATTGTGGTTATTTGCCGTCACGAAAAATTTGGCAATTGAGGAAGATAATTGATACTCATAGTTGTAGTAGACAACTTAATATTAAACTGATGAATGCTAAGTGGTTAAGTCAGCAAATAGATAGATCTTTAGTTGAGAATCCTAGTTTAAAGGTGAATGATATTCGTACTAAAGCATTAAGAAAATGGAATACAAATGTTTCAATATCCAAGGCAAGAAGGGCAAAGTTAATTGCCACAAGACAGGTTGAAGGAGATTTCATAGAACAATATAAAAGGGTGTACGACTATGGACATGAGCTGTTGAGGTGTAATCCAGGATCAACAGTGCAAATTAAAGTTGACTCTCATAATGGTGACCCAATATTTCAAAGAATGTATGTTTGTCTCAAAGCTTGTAAAGATAGTTTCATAAGTTGTAGGCCCATTATATGTTTAGACGGATGTTTTTTGAAAGGTGTTTACAAGGGGGAGCTGCTGACTGCTGTTGGTAGGGACCCAAACGACCAAATGCTACCCCTTGCCTATGCAGTAGTAGAAGTGGAGAACAAAGACAGCTGGACATGGTTTTTGCAATTGTTAATTGAAGACCTCGGGGGCAATGAAGTATGTGGAGGGTGCACATGGATGTCAGACCAGCAGAAG GGGTTAGTCTTAGCTATCCAAGAGCTTTTGCCTCGGGCAGAACAAAGATACTGTGTAAGGCACCTCTATGCAAACTTTAGGAAAAGATTTGGTGGGCAGGTATTAAAAAATCTGATGTGGAGTGCTGCAACCACCACATATCCCCAGGCTTGGGAGAGAGAAATgctgaaaattaaagaagtcaATGTTGAAGCATATAAATACCTCATAGCCATTCCCCCAAG GTTTTGGTCAAGGTCTCGCTTCACAGCTCAACCAATGTGTGATACCCTTGATAACAACATCACTGAAGCTTTCAACAGTGTCCTCATTCATGCAAGAGGAAAACCAATTATCACAATGATGGAGGATATCAGAGTGTATCTCATGAAAAGGTGGGCCACCAACAGAAGCAAGGTGGCATCTATGGACTTCACAATATGcccaaagataaagaagagGCTTCAGAAAGAATGTAATTTGTCTAGATTTTGGCTGCCAAG CTGGGCTGCATGA